A section of the Hypomesus transpacificus isolate Combined female chromosome 1, fHypTra1, whole genome shotgun sequence genome encodes:
- the zic3 gene encoding zinc finger protein ZIC 3 → MTMLLDSGPQFPSLGVGGFGTPRHHEIGNRDPSLGLNPFADSSHSAAFKISPVAHDIASSQTSAFTPQATGYAAALGHHHSGQVGSYGGGAFNTTRDFLFRNRGMGESAASSAQHGIFAASAGSLHGPPGISDNPGHLLFPGLHDQTVSHTSPSGHVVNSQMHLGLRGDIFGRPDPYRPVASPRTDPYGAAQLHNYNHPINMNMGMNVPTHHGPGAFFRYMRQPIKQEMSCKWIDENQMNRPKKTCDRTFSTMHEMVTHVSMEHVGGPEQSNHICFWEDCPREGKSFKAKYKLVNHIRVHTGEKPFPCPFPGCGKIFARSENLKIHKRTHTGEKPFKCEFDGCDRRFANSSDRKKHMHVHTSDKPYICKVCDKSYTHPSSLRKHMKVHESQGSESSPAASSGYESSTPPVLVSANTEDPTKTPPSAVQNTSAHSDGLPPNFNEWYV, encoded by the exons ATGACTATGCTTCTTGATAGCGGTCCGCAGTTCCCTTCGCTAGGAGTAGGGGGATTCGGAACACCACGACATCATGAAATAGGAAACAGAGACCCAAGCCTGGGACTGAATCCCTTCGCCGATTCCTCTCACTCCGCAGCTTTCAAAATCAGCCCGGTGGCTCACGATATCGCCTCCAGCCAGACTTCAGCTTTTACCCCGCAAGCTACTGGGTATGCAGCTGCCCTGGGacaccatcatagtggacaggTTGGTTCGTACGGCGGGGGAGCGTTCAATACAACCCGGGACTTTCTCTTCCGAAACCGTGGCATGGGAGAGTCCGCTGCTTCGAGTGCCCAGCATGGGATCTTTGCCGCGTCTGCGGGGAGCTTGCACGGACCTCCTGGAATCTCTGATAACCCTGGACACTTGCTATTTCCAGGGCTTCACGACCAGACGGTAAGCCATACTTCACCAAGTGGACATGTAGTCAACAGTCAAATGCATCTTGGTTTACGCGGGGACATTTTTGGAAGACCTGACCCGTATCGCCCGGTCGCAAGCCCTCGGACGGATCCTTATGGCGCTGCTCAGCTCCACAACTACAACCATCCAATCAATATGAATATGGGGATGAATGTGCCGACACACCATGGTCCAGGGGCCTTCTTTAGATATATGAGACAACCAATTAAGCAAGAAATGTCATGTAAATGGATAGATGAAAATCAGATGAACCGACCCAAAAAGACTTGCGACAGGACTTTCAGTACAATGCACGAGATGGTGACGCACGTCTCAATGGAACACGTTGGCGGCCCCGAGCAAAGTAACCACATATGCTTTTGGGAGGATTGCCCGAGAGAAGGGAAATCTTTTAAGGCCAAGTACAAACTTGTGAATCATATTCGTgtacacactggagagaaacccttCCCCTGCCCATTTCCTGGATGTGGGAAAATATTCGCCAGGTCGGAAAATTTGAAAATTCacaaaagaacacacacag GTGAGAAGCCGTTTAAGTGTGAATTCGATGGGTGTGACAGACGCTTTGCTAACAGCAGCGACAGGAAAAAGcacatgcacgtgcacacaTCTGACAAGCCATACATCTGCAAAGTGTGCGACaagtcatacacacaccccagctCTCTCAGGAAACACATGAAG GTACACGAGTCTCAAGGTTCCGAGTCGTCTCCAGCAGCAAGCTCTGGATACGAGTCGTCCACACCACCAGTGCTGGTGTCAGCGAACACTGAAGACCCGACAAAAACACCACCGTCAGCTGTACAAAACACGTCTGCTCACAGTGATGGACTGCCACCCAACTTTAATGAATGGTACGTTTGA
- the zic6 gene encoding zic family member 6, translating into MTSLSRFSGCPLSCVNPGESNTDPSVGLPPLAGEHMGHPTGSSLKLCPSHNLRDYPETRSSAYVDHSVPHFSDSGYPSHRLEPSPRGIIIGANLSGAGMPPVTDQLASRTNQHGGIGRYRDLPSYRDTRSHAFFTAYHEQAHGSTDATRDLGSQVMLGLPGDILSRTHHYGQSISGPRGNSQQLVTQFLGLYKPLNMAIQRGGGDAFLRCSKQSLKHELVCKWSDGQEGVGKQLCARTFGTMYELVTHVTVEHVGGPEHSEYVCHWENCPRERKPFKAKYKLVNHVRVHTGEKPFPCPFHGCEKVFARSENLKIHKRTHTGEKPFKCEFEGCNRRFANSSDRKKHSHVHSSDKPYMCKVRGCEKCYTHPSSLRKHMKLHCKSYMAKSIDGRSEDREHLSEARSPELTEQAQTVPSTSNTVTRVLPLTSSQDSLSPEIREESSLRSRFHHTFDNTLDYSTHRSQPLLDPLLIQRSSYRPEPQYPCSQAGHNFAQSSRTFTSGSTFQKSIVNGWYTCHSGVDTFSPKQCNNNISSI; encoded by the exons ATGACAAGCCTGTCGAGGTTTAGTGGCTGCCCTCTTTCTTGCGTCAACCCCGGGGAGAGCAATACTGATCCCAGCGTGGGGCTGCCACCTTTGGCAGGGGAGCACATGGGGCACCCCACTGGCAGTTCCTTAAAACTCTGCCCCTCGCACAATTTGCGAGACTATCCCGAGACGAGGTCCAGTGCATATGTTGACCATTCGGTTCCCCATTTTTCAGACTCTGGATACCCCAGCCACCGGTTAGAGCCCAGCCCTAGGGGCATTATCATTGGAGCCAATCTTTCTGGAGCCGGCATGCCACCCGTCACTGATCAACTGGCATCAAGAACGAACCAACATGGCGGGATTGGGAGGTATCGTGACCTCCCGAGCTATAGAGATACCAGAAGCCACGCTTTTTTCACCGCTTATCACGAGCAGGCCCATGGCTCCACCGACGCAACCCGAGACCTCGGAAGCCAAGTGATGTTAGGTCTACCTGGGGATATCCTCTCTCGGACGCATCATTACGGTCAAAGTATAAGTGGCCCAAGGGGAAACAGCCAACAACTTGTCACCCAGTTTCTCGGTCTGTATAAACCGCTGAACATGGCAATTCAACGTGGAGGGGGTGACGCTTTCCTCAGATGCTCTAAGCAAAGCCTCAAGCACGAGCTGGTGTGTAAGTGGAGTGACGGCCAAGAAGGGGTCGGGAAGCAGCTCTGCGCCAGAACTTTCGGGACCATGTATGAACTTGTCACCCATGTGACAGTGGAGCATGTCGGAGGACCAGAACACTCTGAATACGTGTGTCACTGGGAGAATTGTCCGAGGGAAAGAAAGCCTTTCAAAGCCAAATACAAGCTGGTAAACCACGTCAGAGTACACACAGGGGAAAAGCCCTTTCCGTGCCCTTTCCACGGCTGTGAAAAAGTTTTTGCAAGATCAGAGAATCTCAAGATCCacaagaggacacacacag GTGAAAAACCTTTTAAATGTGAGTTCGAGGGCTGCAATCGGAGGTTTGCTAACAGCAGTGACCGAAAGAAGCATTCTCACGTTCACTCCAGTGATAAACCCTACATGTGCAAGGTCAGAGGGTGTGAGAAGTGTTACACCCACCCAAGCTCCCTTCGAAAGCACATGAAGTTACACTGCAAGTCCTACATGGCCAAAAGCATTGATGGGCGCTCGGAGGACAGGGAGCACCTTTCAGAAGCCAGGTCACCTGAATTAACGGAGCAAGCTCAAACAGTCCCATCCACTTCCAACACCGTGACTCGCGTGTTGCCCCTCACCTCATCTCAAGATTCCTTATCCCCAGAGATTCGTGAGGAGTCATCTCTGAGGTCACGTTTCCATCACACATTCGACAACACTTTGGACTActccacacacaggtcacagccTCTCCTGGATCCATTGTTGATACAACGGAGCAGTTACAGGCCCGAGCCTCAGTACCCATGCAGCCAAGCAGGCCATAATTTTGCTCAGAGCTCCAGAACTTTTACGTCCGGCTCTACATTTCAGAAAAGTATTGTAAATGGGTGGTATACGTGTCATAGTGGCGTGGATACTTTCTCACCAAAgcagtgtaataacaacatatcTTCGATTTGA